CAGCGCAGTGACTCGGCCAGCGCCTATGCCGCGCGTTTCGCGGCGAAAGAGGCGCTGGTCAAGGCGCTGGGCGCGCCGAAGGGCATCCGGTGGAAGGACATGGAGGTCCGCCGGGACGGGGGAGCGCCTTATTTCGCACTGTCCGGCGTGGCCCGGGAGGTCATGGACGCGCGAGGGCTGGAGGCCTTCCTCGCGCTGACCCACGATGCGGACGTCGCCGCCGCCACGGTGGTGCTCCAGAACCAAGGGGATTGAAGCCATGTTGCGAGTCCTCACCGCCGCGCAGATGCGCCAGGCCGAGCAGGCCGCCGAAGCGCGCCACGGGATGCCCTCCGCGTTGCTGATGGAGAACGCCGGGCGCGGGCTCGCGGATGTGGCCCGGAGCTTCGCGAATCCGGGGGGCCGCTTCGTGGTGGTGTGCGGCCCCGGGAACAATGGGGGGGACGGGCTCGTGGCGGCGCGTTTCCTCCAGGAGCGCGGCGCCCGGGTGTCGGTGGTGATGGTGGGCGACGCCGCGAAGCTCACGCCGGAGTCGCGGCGCAACGTGGAGGCGCTGAAGGGCTTCGGGGTGACGCCCCGAGGGCTGGCGGAGGTGGACGCCCCCGGTCGGGGTGACGTGGTGGTGGATGCGCTCTTCGGCACGGGCTTGAGCCGTGCTCCCGCGGGGGCCTTCGCGGACGCCGTGGTGGCCATCCGGGGCTGGCGCGCGGCGGGGGCGAAGGTGGTGGCGGCGGATGTTCCCTCCGGCCTCCAGAGCGACTCGGGGGCGCCCTTCTCTCCATGCGTGGAAGCGGATGCCACGGTGGCGTTTGGCTTCCTCAAGCCGGGGCAGGTGCTGGAGCCCGGTGCCACGTTGTGTGGGCACGTGCACCGGGTGGACATCGGGATGGGCGGTGAGTCCTCGAAGGAGGTCTCTGGTCCCGAGCTCTTCGTGGTGGAGGAGTCGGACGCTCGGCGCACGTTGCCGGTGCGCAAGGCGGACTCGCACAAGGGGACGTTTGGCCACGTGCTGGTGGTCGCGGGCGGCCGAGGGAAGACGGGGGCCGCGGCCCTGGTGGCGAAGTCGGCGCTGCGCTCGGGCGCGGGGCTCGTCACCGTGGCGGCGCGGTCGGATGCGCTGGACTCCATCCAGGCGCACTCCGCGGAGATCATGGGCATCCCGCTGGAGGCCACCGGCCCGTTGGGGCTTGGCGACCTGGACGCGTTGGTGGCGGCGGCGGAGGGGAAGGATGCGCTCGTCATCGGGCCGGGGATTCCTCGGGGCGACGAGACGGGGGCGCTGATCGGCGAGCTGCTCGCGCGCGTGGAGATTCCCGCGGTGCTGGACGCGGACGCGCTCAACGCGGTGGCCACGGACCTGTCAGTGCTGCGCCGGGCGAAGGGCCCGGTGGTGATGACGCCGCACCCGGGCGAGATGGCGCGGCTGACGGGCAAGTCCACGAAGGAGGTCCAGGCGCACCGGTTGGACGTGGCCCGTCAGTTCTCGACCGGGCTGAAGGTGACGCTGGTCCTCAAGGGGGACCGGACGCTGACGAGCGACCCGGACGGGCGCGTGTACCTCAACACCACCGGCAACCCGGGCATGGCCACGGGCGGCTCGGGGGATGTGCTGTCGGGAATTTGCGGCGCGTTCCTGGCGCAGTCGCTGCCGGTGCCCGCGGCCCTCTGGACGGCGGTGTACGCGCACGGCCTCGCGGGGGACCTGGCGGCGGCGAAGCGCGGACAGCTCGGGCTGGTCGCGGGAGACATCGTGGAACAAGGGCTGTGTGAGGTGTGGCTTCGGTGGGAACGATGAGCGCGGAGACGTCGGCGGTGCGGACGGTGCGGCTGGAGTCCCCCGACGCGACACACCGGCTGGGTGTCCGTCTGGGCGAGCTGCTGGAACCCGGTGACTTCGTGGGGCTGATTGGCGACCTGGGCGCGGGCAAGACACACCTGGTGCGCGGCGTGGCGGAGGGGGCGAAGGTGCCTCGCTCCGAGGTGGCGAGCCCCACGTTCGCCATCGTCTATCCGTACGCCGGGCGCATCCCGCTGTACCACGCGGACCTGTACCGCCTGACGGACTACGACGACCTGTACGCCACGGGCTTCCTGGACCTGGAAGGCACCGACAGCGCGATGCTGGTCGAGTGGCTGGACAAGATTCCCCAGGCCGCGCCCCGCGACTACCTGCGCGTCACGTTGAAGCACACCGGCGGCGATGCCCGCGACTTGATGGCCGAGGCGTTTGGCGCAAGGCCCGCGGCGCTGCTCGAAGCCTGGATGCCCTGACGCACACGGGGGCGTTCCGGAGCCGCAGCGCAGCTAGCTGTTCGGAAATGTCGGGGGTTTTAGCGGCTGAAATGTCCCGACATTTCCGAACAGTGACCGATGGATGCGCGCGGCCCGCCTCATCGGGGCCCGAAGCGGCCCAACCCGCATCCATCTGCACGATGCGCCAGTCCGGCTCGTTCAGGATGGCGCGCAGTTTGGCTGGCAGGTCCTGCCCCGACAGGTCGATGCCGCGGAGGTCCCGCGGATTGTCACCCAGCTCAGAGGCTGCCTCGAAACCACTCAACGCCTCAGGCCAGTTGCCACACAAGCCCATCCGCACGAGTTCCGAGCGGCGACGCTGACCATCGGTCGTCAGCCAGCGGTCGACGAGCTCGGCGCGCACCCTGGGCCCTACGCCACGCTGCGCGAGGCGTCCTGCTTCGCCGTGGAGAGGAGGTCCGTGCCCGTGAGCTCCGGCACCCGCCAATGGTGGAACACGAGATTCGCGTCCACGCCGATAACGTCTTCTTCGGCCACGGGCGCCCAGTACGGCCCGCCGCAGAGCGACTCACTGGCGACGACGAGCTGCTCCAGCTTCGTCCCCGGCGACGGCAGCGAGGGCTCCTCGTTGCGCGCGCCATTCGTGGACACGAACAGCGTCCGGTTGCGCCGCGTGGCCACCATGACGTTGCCGTCGGAGACCAGGAAGTTCATCGCGGACCGCGCGTCCTGCCCCGGCTCGTCCGTAATCGTCGCCACCAGCGACATCGTCTCCGCCAACGCGCGCGCCACGGCCTCCACGGTGACCTCGCGGTCGATCGGGTGCCGGGCGGCCAGGCGGGTGAGGAACAGGTAGAAGCAGCGCTCGCTGTCCGTGGTGCCCTTGATGTTCGTCTTCAGCCGCGGGCAGATGAGCGCTTCCACGGCTGCCCGGTGGGTGGCGAACTCGCGCAGCGTGCCGTTGTGCACGAACGACCAGCGGCCGTGCAGGAAGGGGTGGGAGTTGCGCAGCTCCACCGCGCCCACGGACGCGAGCCGGATGTGCGCCACCACCGTGTGCGAGGACACCCGGCTGCTCACCCGCTCGAAGTCCGGGTCGCTGTGCGCGGGGCCCACACCGTGTGCCACCACCGGCGACTGCTCGACGCCGTACGCGGCGATTCCCCATCCGTCCTTGTGCTCGCGGGACTGGATGAGGAGCGAGTTCTTCTCCGTCACCAGGGCGGGGTGGACTGCTGCGGGAATGGCGGAACGGAATCCAAATAGTCGGCACATGGCGGGTGACGATGACTCCTAACGTCCGGCCCTGACGGATGTCGTCCCGTTCTTACCCACGCGGGGCCGTCGTGTCTCTGCGACGCCGGTTCACATGCAGCCGTCCATCGGCTGGCGGACATGGATGCGCCCGGCCTTCACCACGACACGCGCGTGGGTGATTCCTAGATGGTAGGGCAGATGACGGTACGAAGCACAGCCGAAGACCACCAGGTCGGCCGGGTCGCCCACGGACAGCCTGCCGTGCTGTTGCAACCCCAATGACAACGCGGCGCCCCGGGTGGCTCCCCAATACGCCTCGGCGGCCGTAAGTCCGTTTTCCAGGCACGCAAGCCCCAGCGCCAACGCCGTGTTTTCACTCATGGCGGAGCCGGGATTCACATTGGTCCCCAAAGCGATGTTGAGCCCCGCATCACGGATGCGTCGTCCAGGAGCGTACGGTCGCATGCGCAGGAACAGCGTCGATGTCGGCACGAGTACGGCGGTGACGTTGGCCGCCGCCAGCGCCTGCAATCCCGCGTCCGTCACTTGTTCCAGGTGATCGGCCGTTGCGGCTCCAAGCTCCGCCGCGAGCTCGGAGGCTCCAAAGGCGGTGATCTGGTCCGCGTGCAGCCTGGGCTGCATGCCCAGCGACATGCCCGCGCTGAGGATGCGCCGCGCCTCGTCCACGGTGAAGGCGCTGTCCTCGACGAAGACGTCGCAGAAGCGCGCCAGCCCCTCGCCCGCGACAGCGGGGAGAATCTCCTCGATGCACAGCCGCACGTAGTCCTCGCGGCGGCTCTTGTACTCCTCGGGGAGCGCGTGCGCGCACAGCAGCGTGGGCACCAGCTCCAGCGGCGTGAGCGTGCCGAGCGTCCGCACCGCGCGCAGCATCTTCAGCTCGGTCTCCAGGTTGAGCCCGTAGCCGCTCTTCACCTCCGCCGTCGTCACGCCCTGCGCCAGCAGGCGCTTCGTACGGGGCAGGGCGAGCTGCACCAGCTCCTCCTCGCTGGCGGCCCGCGTGGCTCGCACCGTGCCCGCGATTCCGCCCCCCGCCTTGGCGATCTCCAGGTACGTGGCGCCCTGGTTGCGCAGGTCGAACTCCGCGGACCGCTCACCCGCGAAGACGAGGTGCGTGTGCGGGTCCACGAAGCCCGGACCCACGAAGCCGCCCTGGGCGTCCACCACCTCCGTCCCAGGACCCACCGCGCCCGCGGGCAACCCTGACTCCGGGCCCACGTAGGTGACACGGCCACCGCTCACGCCCACCACCGCGCCCGGGCGAGGGGTGAGCGCGTCCTCCGCGCGCTCCCGGTGCGTGCCTTCCACCGTGAGCACCTCGGAGGTGTTTCGAACCAGCAACTCGAGCCTGTCCATGCGTCAACGACCTCCGCGAGCACCCATGATGGGGACGTTCCAGCTCAACCCTTTGCCGACCTTCGCGCGGCCAAAGCCGCCTGACACTTCCAGGTCATTCAACCCGCCCCAGGAGACGCGCGCCGCCACCACGCCGCCGTAGTACAGCGCCTGCTCGGTGCGGCCTCCCGCGACCACCGCGTGCCACGACACGAACGGAACCAGGCCCAGTGAGACGTTCTTCTCCGGTTGCATCGTCAGCGCGCAGGAGGCCTCCGTGCCGAAGATGCTGCCGGGACCCCCTCGGGAGTTGATGAGCCCGAAGTCGGACGCGCCGCGAACCGACACGGCCGGGGCCAGTCCCCACTGCTCCGACCCCAGGTAGTACGACGCTCCGGCATACAGGCCATACGCGGGAAGGGGCACGGGCAGGAACATCTCCCCCTGCATGCCGGTGTGCAGGTGCAGCCGCTCCGACAGCGGAATCGTCAGCGCCGCGTCGAACGCCATGCCCCACTGCTGCGTGGAGAAGCTCGACTCGTCGCCGCGGAACCGGTCCCCGGCGGGGAGGGACGGCTGCGAGCCCACGACGGGTGCGCTCAGCCGGGGGCCGGAGCGCATGCCCATCTGCAGGACGTTCTGGTCCGGCCGCCCGGGCCCCATGCGCATCACCATGGGGCCCATGGCCGTGGGGGCGCACCCCGTCCCCGCCGCGACGGCGACGCTCCACAGCCCGATGACCGCACCGCGCAAGCGTGTCACGGCGGACTCCATTCTCAGGTGGTGATGCCGGGAATCTTCACGCCGCGCTGCTTGGCCACGTCGATGGCCTCGGAGTAGCCCGCGTCCGCGTGGCGCAGCACGCCCATGCCGGGGTCGCTGGTGAGCACGCGCTCGATGCGGCGCGCGGCCTCCGGCGTTCCGTCCGCGACGATGACCTGACCCGCGTGCAGCGAGTAGCCCATGCCCACGCCGCCGCCGTGGTGGAAGGACACCCACGAGGCGCCGTTCACCGCGTTCACCAGCGCGTTGAGGATGGGCCAGTCCGCCACCGCGTCCGTGCCGTCCTTCATCGCCTCCGTCTCGCGGTTGGGCGACGCCACCGAGCCGCAGTCCAGGTGGTCGCGACCGATGACGATGGGCGCCTTCACCTCGCCTTTGCGCACCAGCTCGTTGAAGGCGAGGCCCGCCTTGGCGCGCTCGCCGTAGCCCAGCCAGCAGATGCGCGAGGGCAGGCCCTGGAACGCCACGCGCTCCTCGGCCATGTTGAGCCAGCGCTGGAGCGAGGCCTTCTGCGGGAACAGCTCGCGCACCACGCGGTCCGTGACGCGGATGTCCTCCGGGTCTCCGGAGAGGGCCACCCAGCGGAAGGGGCCCATGCCCTCGCAGAAGAGGGGGCGGATGTACGCCGGCACGAAGCCCGGGAACTCGAAGGCGTTCGTCATGCCGCCCAGCTCCGCCTGACCGCGCAGGTTGTTGCCGTAGTCGAAGACGTGGCTGCCGGCCGCCTTGAAGTCGTTCATCGCCTGCACGTGCATGATCATCGACTCACGGGCGCGACGCACGTACGTCTCCGGGTCGCGCTGACGCAGCTCGGCGGCGGCCTCCAGCGACAGGTCCGTGGGGATGTAGCCGTTGAGCGGGTCGTGCGCGCTCGTCTGGTCCGTGACGAGGTCCGGCTTGATGCCCCGGCGGTACAGCTCGCGGAACACCGACGCCGCGTTGCCGATGACGGCGATGGAGCGGCCCACGCGCTTCTCCTGGGCCTCCTTCACCATCGCCAGCGCCTCGTCGAGGTCCTTGGCGACGACGTCCAGGTAGCGCGTCTCCACGCGGCGTTGGGCGCGGGTGGGGTCGATCTCCACGCCGAGGAACACCGCGTTGTTCATGGTGGCGGCCAGCGGCTGCGCGCCGCCCATGCCACCTAGACCGCCGGAGAGGATGAGCCGGCCCGCCAGGTCATCGGAGCCGTAGTGGAAGCGGCCGGCGGCGGCGAAGGTCTCGTAGGTGCCCTGAAGGATGCCCTGCGTGCCGATGTAGATCCACGAGCCCGCGGTCATCTGGCCGTACATCATCAGGCCCTTCTTCTCCAACTCGTGGAAGTGCTCCCAGTTGGCCCAGCGGCCCACGAGGTTGGAGTTGGCGATGAGCACGCGCGGCGCGTCCGGGTGCGTGCGGAAGATGCCCACCGGCTTGCCGGACTGGACGAGCAGCGTCTCGTCCTCGCCCAGGTCCTGGAGGCTCGCGACGATGCGGTCGAACGAGGGCCAGTCGCGGGCGGCCTTGCCGGTACCGCCGTAGACGACGAGGTCCTCGGGACGCTCGGCGACGTCCGGGTCGAGGTTGTTCATCAACATCCGGAGCGCGGCTTCCTGGACCCAGCCCTTGCAGGACAGGGTGGAACCACGGGGGGCGCGGATGACGCGGGACATGAACGGACTCCTAGGGTGTGGCGGACGGAAAGGCCCGGCACACTACCTGAAGCCGCGCGCTTCCGGGCCACCACGATGTCTCCGTCGCGCCGCGTCGCGTTCGTCGCCTTACGAATGCAGCGTGTCGTCGTCGGCCTCGTCCTCTCCGAAAGCCTGGACCGGCCTGCGCGAGGAGGGTAGGGCCATGATGCCCTCGTCGCGTTGGACGCGAATGTCGTTGATGACCTCCTTCACGCCGAGCACCTCGTGGGCCAGGGCCTCGGTGGCCTGCCGTTCGTCCGCGCTGCGCACCACGCCGCTGAGCAGCACCACGCCGTCGCGCACGCGGATGTCCACGTCCTCGGCGTCCACCCAGCTCCGCATCAGCCCGTCACAGAGGTCCGAGAGGATGCGCTCACTGGAGCGTTGATAGCCCCGGGGCGCCTTGCCACGAGGCCTCTCGCCACGTCGCTCCCGTCCACCCGCCGCGAAGCCGCCGTGCCCCAGCTCATGGTCCTCGGGCCGTGAGCGGCTGGTGGCGTAGCCGTCCCACGGCGGCGCCATGTTCTCCACGCCGGGCCCATGCCCCGCGGGCTGGGTGCCGCCGTAGCGCACGTCGGTTTCGGCCATGCGTCCAGCGCCTCGCCATGGCCGGCCCCGGTCCGGAAGGCCGCCCTCCCGGCCGCGACGCTCTCGGGGGCCTCTGCTCCCCGGTCATCAGAGGTGCCACCCCCGGTGCTCCGGCCCTGGGGCCCGTGGCCGCCCATGTCCTCCCGTCGGCGGCGCCAGCCCTGGCCAGGGCCGCCGTGGGAGCTTCCCGCCCGGCGGTCGTCCCGATGCTCGCCTTCGCCCACATCCCGGAACGTGCCGCTGGGGCTGTAGCCGGGCTGCCGGGCGATGCGCTCCGGGTCGAACTCCCGAGCGCGGCGGTCGAGCTCCCGGTCCAGGTCGAAGTCACGGCCGTACTCCCGGGCATGGTTCAGGGCACGCGCGGCGCGGCCATAATCGAGGTCGCGTTGGTAGTCGCGCTCGTCCCGCTCCCTGGCCGCGGCGTGGAAGTACCGCTCACTGTCGAAGCCGCGTGGCTGCCAGCCATCCTCCGCGTCCGGCGCACCCCGGCGCTCGTCCCGTTCGGAGGCCCTGGCCCGCTCCCTGTCTGCCCACCGCGCGTCGTCGTCGCGTCTGCCGCTCATCGAATGGCCTCCTCTCGTCGGGTGTGTGCCCTGGCGCTCCTGGCCCGTCCCTGGACGTTCGGGACCGCGTGCGGACTCGGCAACGCGGCCCGCTCCCGCCTGGAGTCCGGCCGGGCGCGGAGGCGTCTGGCGAAGCAGGCACCCTGGGTGGACCTCCAACGGGGTTCCAGGCGTTCCATGAGCGTTCCCGCGCGCCCGGAGCGCGGTAGAGTCCGGGGCGTCGCGATCGGCCGGTCAACCGGCCGTCAGCCGCCAGGAGGACGTGCCATGGATGATGGGAGCCGGAACGCGGAGGGAGCCGAGGCCGAAGTGGCTTCGGGCCTCGCGAAGGTGACGCCCAGCGCCCAGCCTCCGGAAGAGGCGCGCGGACCGTCCGTGGGGCCCATCGCGACGGTGGCGGGGGGAATCCCGGCTGTCGTGTCGGCCATGCGGCACGTCTACGGTGAGATGGACGTGGTGCGCGGCACGCGGCTGTTGCTCAAGGTCAACCAGAAGGAAGGCTTCGACTGCCCCGGCTGCGCGTGGCCGGATCCGGGACACCGCTCCATGGCGGAGTTCTGTGAGAATGGCGCCAAGGCCGTGGCGGAAGAGGCGATGTCCGCGCGCGTGACGCCGGAGTTCTTCCGCCAGTGGAGCGTGGCCGAGCTGTCCCTCCAGACGGACCACTGGCTGGGCAAGCAGGGTCGGCTCACGCAGCCCATGGTGCTCCGCGAGGGCGCCACGCATTACGAGCCCCTCTCCTGGGACGACGCCTTCGCGCTGGTGGCGGAGGAGCTGAACTCGCTCGACTCACCGCACGCCGCGAGCTTCTACACGTCGGGCCGGACCAGCAACGAAGCCGCGTTCCTGTACCAGCTCTTCGTGCGGCAGTTCGGCACCAACAACCTGCCGGACTGCTCCAACATGTGCCACGAGTCCAGTGGCTCCGCCCTCAATGAGACAGTGGGCATTGGCAAGGGCACCGTCACGTTGGAGGACTTCGACAAGGCCGACGCCATCTTCGTCATCGGCCAGAATCCGGGCACCAACCACCCGCGCATGCTGTCCTCGCTGGAGTCCGCCGCGCGCCGGGGCTGCCAGATTGTCAGCATCAACCCGTTGCCGGAGACGGGCCTCAATCGCTTCAAGCACCCGCAGGACGTGCTGCACCTCATCGGTCCTGGCACGGCGCTGAATACGCTGTTCCTCCAGGTTCGCATCAACGGAGACGCGGCGCTGCTCCAGGGCCTGGGCAAGGCGCTGTTCGAGATGGAGGACGCCCGTCCTGGCTCGGTGGTGGCCAAGGCCTTCATCGAGGACAAGACGCTGGGCTTCGACGCCTACGCGGCCCACATGCGCGCGGTGAACTGGGAGGACGTGGAGGAGGGCAGCGGCGTGCCTCGCGCGCGGATTGTCGAGGCGGCGGAGCTGCTCGCGCGCTCCGAGCGCACCATCTTCTGCTGGGCCATGGGGCTGACCCAGCACCGCAACGGCGTGGCGTGCATCCAGGAGATCGTCAACCTGGCGCTCCTGCGCGGCGGCATCGGCAAGCCGGGCGCGGGGCTGTGCCCGGTCCGTGGCCACAGCAACGTGCAAGGCGACCGCACCATGGGCATCTGGGAGAAGCCGCCCGCGGCGCTCCTGGCCTCGTTGGAGCGGGAGTTCGGCTTCAAGCCGCCGCGGCATCACGGCATGGACGTGGTGGAGACGCTGAAGGCGATGCACGACGGGCGCGTGAAGGTGTTCTTCGCGCTCGGAGGGAACTTCCTCTCCGCCACGCCGGACACGGAGTTCACCGCCGAGGCCCTGCGCCGCACGCGCCTCACCGCGCACGTGTCCACCAAGCTCAACCGCGCGCACCTGGTGCACGGACGGCGGGCCCTCATCCTTCCGTGCCTGGGACGCACCGAGCACGACGTCCAGGCCGCGGGGACCCAGTTCGTCACGGTGGAGAACTCCATGGGCGTGGTGTCGACCTCGCGGGGCTCGGTGGCGCCCGCGTCGGAGCACCTGCTCAGCGAGCCCGTCATCGTCGCGCGGCTCGCCTCGGCGGTGCTGGGGGCGCGTTCGAGCGTGCCGTGGCTGCTGCTGACCGAGGACTACGACCGCATCCGCGAGCGCATCGCCCGCGTGATTCCCGGCTTCGACGACTTCAACCGCCGCGTGCGCGAGCCGGGAGGCTTCGCCCTGCCGAACGGCCCGCGCGAGGGCCGCTTCACCACCGCCAGCGGCAAGGCGCACTTCACGGTGCATGGGCTGCCGCGAATCCCGCTGGAGCCCGGGCAGCTCCTGATGATGACGATTCGGACGCACGACCAGTTCAACACCACGGTGTACGGGCTGGATGACCGCTACCGGGGCATTCGCAATGGCCGGCGCGTGGTGTTGCTGCATCCTTCGGACATGAAGGCGTTGGGGCTGTCGGCGGATCAGCTCGTGGATTTGCGCAGCCACTTCGAGGGCGAGACGCGGCTGGCGCGGGCCTTCCGCGTGGTGCCGTACAACATCCCGAAAGGGTGTGCGGCCACGTATTTCCCAGAGGCCAACGTGCTGATTCCCGTGAACAGCTTCGCGGAGAAGAGCCGCACGCCGACCTCCAAGTCGGTGGTCATCAGCATCACCCCCGTGGCGGAGACACGCTCCCTGCCCGCGGGCGCGGTGGCGTGAGCGAACATGCAGCCGGTCAGTGAGACGGGGTGGCCGGAGTCGCTCCGCCCGCTCTACGAAACGGTGACAGGCACTCCCGTGGCGGAGGCGTTGGACGCGTCCGCGCAATGGCGCGAGTCCTTCGCGGGCTGGGTGCGCGGTGCCACGCTGGATGAACGCACCCTGGCGCAGGCGGCGGCGTGGAGCCGCATGGACGCTGGCGACCGGACGCCCGCGGAGCTGCTGTTCCTGTTGTCCTCGTGCAGTGAGTTGCTGTGGCCCTACGCGGCGCCGCCCCAGGGGCTGCTGCCGAGACTGAAGTGGCGTCAGGAGGTGCTGCTGGCCGCGCTGCTCGAGGCGAGCGACGCGGAGGTTGTCGCGCGCGTGCGGCGTGAGACAGAGGCCACGGTCACCACGGTGTTGACGCGCATTCTCAAGCGCCACCCGGAGTCGCTGCGTGCGCTGGTGGGGGACGCGCCGTGCACGTTCGATGGCCGGGCCCTTCGCTTCCATGGCGCGGTGGAGGTGGACCTCCGGCAGGTGTTGGGGACCGGGGCGCGGTCCGTGGCCTTGCTGGAGCAACTGCGTGCGCTGATGCCCGCGACGGCGGCGGACGGCCGGGACCGGCTGGCCGAGTTCATCCGGACGCGGGCCTCTCGGCTGCCGTGGAAGGAGGCCTCGGAGATGCTGGCCGAGCGGCTCTTCGCCCTGGCGACCTCGCCCGATGGCCGCGGAGGGATGAGCGGCTTCCTGGCGTGTTATCCGGCGGGTCGGAAGGAGCCGGATTGGTGCGCGAGGGCGGGGCTGCTGCTGTCGCGGACGCTTGAAGTGGGCGGGCCTCCCGAGGTGGTGGAGAACCTCTGTGAGCTGCTGGCGCGTTTCGATGCGCCGCCCGTGGATGGGCTCCGTGGGGCGCTGGGCGCGCTCGTGGGCGGGGACTTTGGCGCGGCGGCGGACCTTCGGCCGGTGCGCTTCGTGCTCGACCACTGTCAGGCCACGCTTCGCAAGGGCGAGCCGGGGCTCGTGCTCACGTTGCTGTGGTTGGAGGAGCGGTTGTTCCGCGCGGCGGTGCGCCAGGGCGTGCCGGATGCGTTCGAGCGGCGAAAGCGCGCGCTGTCGAAGCTGCGGCCGGGCGCTCCGGGCTTTGAGCAGCTTCAATGGCTCGCGGAGGAGTGCGCCGAACTCTGGCCGCGCTTCCTTCCAGGCGGTGTGCGGCCAGGGCTGGATGAACTGGCCGCGTGGCGGCACGAGGTCTCCGAGCGCGTGGGCAAGAAGCCCATGCTTCGCAAGGCGGGCATCGAGTTCTTCCTGTGGTGCGCGCCGGATGCCGCATCGTCCGAGGCGGAGCTCACGGTGCTGGCGCTCGTCCGCACCGCGACGGACCGGCGTCAGGTTCGGCGGTTGAAGGACCATCCTTCCTCGCGTGTCCGTTTGCGGGTGCGGACGCTGCAGTCCTGGCTGCAAGGTGAGGGCGGCAAGGAGAAGCCGGGAGCGCAGCGGGAGCCCACGCTAGGCGCGGGGGCCGCGACGCTGACGGAGGCGCTGCGTCATCTGCACGTGACGCGGGCGGTTCCGCTGGGGGGCCGGACGTGGCTCCGCGACAGGGATTTGGAGGAGGCGCTGCTGGGGGCGCTCGCCCGTGTCGAGGCTGAGTTCTCCGCGGGGTATCCCGCGCGCTTCCGGGAGGCCCCGGAGTCGCTGGCGGCAGGGCTGCTGGAGGGGCTCGCCGCGGAGATGGAGCGCGTGAAGGCGGACCTGTCCGCGTTGATGTCTCAGGGACAGGCGACGCCCCGTGAGCTGACGCTGTCGGTCCGGCGCCGGATGCCCGCGCCCGTCGAACCACTGCCCGCTGTTTCAGTGCCGGTCGTGCTGGCGGCTGAGGCGCTTGCCGTTTCCGAGCCAGATGTCTCGGAGCCGAATGTCTCAATTTCCGAGGAGCCGGCGCCCGTCTCGCTCGAGCAGGGGCCCGTGCGTACCGGGGTGGAAGTGGCCTTCGTCGTGGACGTCGCCGTGGGAGACTTCCTCCGCACGCGGCGTGTCGTCTCGCTGCAAGTGGTGAAGCTGGAGCAGCGTGGGGAGGGCCAGTGGCTTCCGGCGTTCAAGCTCGGACGTGAGCTTCTGGATGCACAATTGTTGCGGACCGATTCCGCGTTCTGCCTGTTCCTCGCACCCCCGTTTCCTCGTGCGGAGTGCTGGGTGGTGCCCTCCCGGACGGTGCGCGCCCTGATGGAATCCCAGCGCTCCCTGTCGGGCGTGACGCGCGAAGCAATACAGCGCGTGGCACGTCCGCTGTCGCACTGGCTGCTGGGCGACCTGGTGGGGTTGTGGACCGGAGACGAGCGGCCCGAGGCCCATGCCCGGCTGACGGACACCGCCACCGGGCCCGACTTCATCGCCGAATGGCGCCTTGGCTAGCGCACGGTGGTAGCGTCAGCCGCTGATGAGTCACTCCGAGCGACCGCAGGGAAGTGGCCCGACCGCCGAGGGGGCTGAGGGTGTTCAGCAGACACGGCCCACGGGAACAGCACGGCCGGGGGCTGGCGGCGCTGTCCGCCGCTTCCGTCTCACCGTCCTGGAAGGCCCGCAGCCGGGACAAGCCAAAGAGTCCAACGTGGATTCGTGTTCCATCGGCTCCCACGGGCTCAACGACTTCGTCGTCGAGGAGCCCACCGTCTCGCGCTTTCACTGCGAGGTGAAGGTCGACCAGGACGGGGCTCGGTTGAAGGACCTGGACAGCCGCAATGGGACCATCCTCGATGGCGTCCACGTGCGGGACGCGTATCTGCGCGGCGGCAGCATCCTGCGCCTGGGACGCGTCAGCGTCCGGTTCGACTTCAGCCCGGAGAG
This genomic window from Myxococcus hansupus contains:
- the hutU gene encoding urocanate hydratase is translated as MSRVIRAPRGSTLSCKGWVQEAALRMLMNNLDPDVAERPEDLVVYGGTGKAARDWPSFDRIVASLQDLGEDETLLVQSGKPVGIFRTHPDAPRVLIANSNLVGRWANWEHFHELEKKGLMMYGQMTAGSWIYIGTQGILQGTYETFAAAGRFHYGSDDLAGRLILSGGLGGMGGAQPLAATMNNAVFLGVEIDPTRAQRRVETRYLDVVAKDLDEALAMVKEAQEKRVGRSIAVIGNAASVFRELYRRGIKPDLVTDQTSAHDPLNGYIPTDLSLEAAAELRQRDPETYVRRARESMIMHVQAMNDFKAAGSHVFDYGNNLRGQAELGGMTNAFEFPGFVPAYIRPLFCEGMGPFRWVALSGDPEDIRVTDRVVRELFPQKASLQRWLNMAEERVAFQGLPSRICWLGYGERAKAGLAFNELVRKGEVKAPIVIGRDHLDCGSVASPNRETEAMKDGTDAVADWPILNALVNAVNGASWVSFHHGGGVGMGYSLHAGQVIVADGTPEAARRIERVLTSDPGMGVLRHADAGYSEAIDVAKQRGVKIPGITT
- a CDS encoding BON domain-containing protein codes for the protein MAETDVRYGGTQPAGHGPGVENMAPPWDGYATSRSRPEDHELGHGGFAAGGRERRGERPRGKAPRGYQRSSERILSDLCDGLMRSWVDAEDVDIRVRDGVVLLSGVVRSADERQATEALAHEVLGVKEVINDIRVQRDEGIMALPSSRRPVQAFGEDEADDDTLHS
- a CDS encoding FdhF/YdeP family oxidoreductase, whose protein sequence is MDDGSRNAEGAEAEVASGLAKVTPSAQPPEEARGPSVGPIATVAGGIPAVVSAMRHVYGEMDVVRGTRLLLKVNQKEGFDCPGCAWPDPGHRSMAEFCENGAKAVAEEAMSARVTPEFFRQWSVAELSLQTDHWLGKQGRLTQPMVLREGATHYEPLSWDDAFALVAEELNSLDSPHAASFYTSGRTSNEAAFLYQLFVRQFGTNNLPDCSNMCHESSGSALNETVGIGKGTVTLEDFDKADAIFVIGQNPGTNHPRMLSSLESAARRGCQIVSINPLPETGLNRFKHPQDVLHLIGPGTALNTLFLQVRINGDAALLQGLGKALFEMEDARPGSVVAKAFIEDKTLGFDAYAAHMRAVNWEDVEEGSGVPRARIVEAAELLARSERTIFCWAMGLTQHRNGVACIQEIVNLALLRGGIGKPGAGLCPVRGHSNVQGDRTMGIWEKPPAALLASLEREFGFKPPRHHGMDVVETLKAMHDGRVKVFFALGGNFLSATPDTEFTAEALRRTRLTAHVSTKLNRAHLVHGRRALILPCLGRTEHDVQAAGTQFVTVENSMGVVSTSRGSVAPASEHLLSEPVIVARLASAVLGARSSVPWLLLTEDYDRIRERIARVIPGFDDFNRRVREPGGFALPNGPREGRFTTASGKAHFTVHGLPRIPLEPGQLLMMTIRTHDQFNTTVYGLDDRYRGIRNGRRVVLLHPSDMKALGLSADQLVDLRSHFEGETRLARAFRVVPYNIPKGCAATYFPEANVLIPVNSFAEKSRTPTSKSVVISITPVAETRSLPAGAVA